The genomic stretch TTTAATAAAAGTATAATTATTTGAAAACATTGATGCGTTCGCCTGTCGGTAAATGGTTGTGTCTTGCGCGAATAATTGCCCAAAGACAGCCATGAATACTATTGTAAATATGATATATAGTCGGTTCATTTATTAATGTCTGCTGACGGTTGTACACTTTGCTTTTTTAGAAAGCACTTCACTATCTTCCTCACAAACTTAATAAAAATTCCTACACTTGCTGTGCGGTTAGAATTTTTATCACTTCCATATTTTTTTAATGAGTTTTAATAATGGAAATACTTTTCTCTCAATTGGTTTATCCAACGTTTTTTCTTTATTGTCAGACTGCGCATTTGCGATATCATTTTGATCGTCTGCATGATTATTCAATTCTAAATCAAAACTTTCGTTTTCGTCTGGTGGTTGTTTCAAGTCTGCACCACCTTTGTGTGCAAATTGAATATAGTTTTTTGGTGGTGTAGGTAATTTACTTTCACATTCTTTTGAACAGAGATTTACCAGCAGAGGTAGAATGTCAGTGCCTACTGTTAACGAAATCCAAAGTTGATTTGTTTGCTCATAAGTCATGGACTTATCACAAACACAACATTTTACAGTGTCGCCAAAATACCTAACTGGATTGTCTTTTAATGAGGGAAATTCCATTCTGTTTTTCCAATTACCAAACAAAGCTCTAGTGCTTACTCTGCTGTGTTTAAGATTTTTGCACCTTGTAATTTCATAAGGAAACCAATTTAATTCATATGAAGTATATGGATCGAAATATTCAAGTAATTCCATTTCACCAATTTCCGGTGGGATACGTTTTAACTTGCTGCCATAAAGCCAAACCTTTTTAACTTTTTTTAGTTTTGATATTGTCTCCGGTAATATGTGTATTTGGGCAAACAATTCTTCTCCAAGCTCTTCTAGTGGGGAAAATTCGTCACGGTTTTCTGCCGCAACCTTGTCAACATAATCGCAAAGTTTTTTCCAGGCAACAGAATTTCTGTCTTGAATATCATTCTCTATTTTGTATATATTTTTGAACATTCTTTGTTTTTGCTTGGCAGTGCGTCTATACTTGTTACTAAGGTTTTGGCGCTTGGTGAAGAAGCGGATTTCGAAGCTTTAAATCGTTTGCTCTATATTTTATTGTTACCTGTCAATTATTTTTAAGTCCATTGATTCACAATAACTCCTAATATATTCTTCTGTCCATCTATTTCCGTATTTTTTATCCAAGGCTTGTGATACTTTTATTTTATTGTCTTCAATTTCTTTTGTCATATTGCAACCAACACATTCTATTTTAAAACCATATTTTGTCTCCGGATGGTCAAGATTACAAAATGGACAACCGTCACCTACATAAAAATATATCAATGAAATATTTTCTAGTGAATCCTTATTGTTTTTATGCGCTGTACTATCCGTCTGCCCATAACTAGTTTGGCTAAGTGACAACAATGTTGCGGTCAAGAATATTGTTGTCCACTTTGTCATTGTCGTTTTTGAATTGGTGCTAACGGTTTCAGGCTTAGCGTTCGTGTACTTTTAAAAGCGAAAATTTCCTGAATTACCAAAGTTAATTAATTGCACAAATGTTTCTATGTGCACTGTTTACCCAATAACGCAAACCCCATATTAGGCGCAGTTAATTCCTTTTGTGTCCGCATGCAGCACAGAATGTCGCTTGTTTTGTCCTATATGGTTTGCCACAGCTTTCGCATGGTGGTCCATACTTTTCTATTAGGTGATGCATTATTGCGTTTGGTTCAGTTTCCTGAAAACCTGTTACTTCAAAATAGTATTTCAAAAGTTCTTTAAATCGTTCTGGTTTATTGCTTAGACTGACCCCACTATTATTGATTCCTTTTCTATAAAGTAGATTGGCATTTTGAAATTCATCTTCGTCAAGCATGGGAATTTCCATTTTACAACGCCAACACCAAAGTTTTTTCATTCTTCAATTTCCATTTTAGGTGCAGTAATTCTCATATTTCAAGTATTATATCCAACACACCCTGTAAGGCGAAGTTAATGTCTTCCCAGTTTTTTATGTTGGCTACTAAAATTTCAAATTCGATAATTTTCGTATGGTCTACTGAATAGTCTTTTTGGAAAATTATTTTGCCATTAGCGAACAATATTGGATTTACAAAACCTTTTTCTGCAATAGATATTTTGCATGTTGTCTGTTTATTAAATGAACTAAAGTCAGTGCAGTCTTTGTTCAGCGCCTTCGCTAAGGTATTTGTCGAAGTCAACCTTTTTCCAAAGGTCATTTTCGGAGATAAAGACTTCTAATTTCTCTGCTTCTTGGTTTTTGACAAGCTCAAAGTCTTTAATTTCTTCGCTTGTTGACGAGCCTTTCGCAAGGTAGTTGGTGATTGTTTGGATAGTTGCTCCAAACCTAACTTCGCCCTTTCCTGAAAAGAGATTTTGTTAATCATTTTTGATGCTTTTATGCAAGACTCAAAAGTAAGCACATTTTTTAATAAGTGCAAATGCCGATAGGTGGCGGTGAAATATCCGGTAACGTATTGCAGCTACAAGTTGTGCCGCCATCCGTGAAGTTAAATGTACATAAGTCCACCAAAACTTACAATACCGAAATGCGCGGCATAACTTGTAGGTGCTGTTAGGCGTAGTTTATTTAAATACGGGTTCAATGTCGTCG from Bacteroidota bacterium encodes the following:
- a CDS encoding leucine-rich repeat domain-containing protein, with the protein product MFKNIYKIENDIQDRNSVAWKKLCDYVDKVAAENRDEFSPLEELGEELFAQIHILPETISKLKKVKKVWLYGSKLKRIPPEIGEMELLEYFDPYTSYELNWFPYEITRCKNLKHSRVSTRALFGNWKNRMEFPSLKDNPVRYFGDTVKCCVCDKSMTYEQTNQLWISLTVGTDILPLLVNLCSKECESKLPTPPKNYIQFAHKGGADLKQPPDENESFDLELNNHADDQNDIANAQSDNKEKTLDKPIERKVFPLLKLIKKIWK